The genomic stretch ATGTGCCCAATATGCAAATTCACGAGCATATTTGGCCCTTGTCTGACCCGTATCTCTGCGTGCACAGTTGTGAGCCAGCCTGGCATCTCCGTGGAGCCGCGGGCCGCCACGGTGCGCCAGGGGGAGTCCGTCAGCTTTCGGTGCCAAGTGGGCAGTGATGCAGCGGAATCAGTGGAGTGGAAAAGAACCAACAACCAAGCGCTGCAAGGTCAGAGGTGCACGAGTGGGAAAAAATTGGGCATCTGAGAATTTCCACCCACTTTTGTGTGCTTATAGATAATGTTAAAATTGGCCCCGGGGGGTCCGTGCTGACCATCACTAACGCCCGGCCTGGGAACCAGGGCCAGTACCGCTGCACGGTGCAAACTGCTGCGGGCCGCAAATCCGCCACCGCGGCGCTGAATGTCAAATGTGAGCAaatatttcatcatttaatAAGAAATAACTATTTGGTCTTTTCAGTCTAGACACGGCTGTTCCGCTCTaacacacatttcctgtttctttcaTATCTATTAAATGTCAAAGATACAATTAGCTGCTGTGGAGGATGTCAGAGAGATTTACATCCCTTAATTCTCTGCAACAGTCGCCCCCAAGGTGCGGCTGACACCAGCAGGGCCCCTGCGAGTCAGGATGGGCGACCCCGTGTCCGTGGAGTGTCGCGCCGCGGGGAGGCCGCGCCCCAAGATGACCTGGAAACGCCAAGGCTCCACCCTGCAGCTGGTCACCAAAGAGGCGAACGATGCCAACATCATCCAGGTGTATATATATTATAACGTGCAAATATAGGCAAAGGATGTAGGACGCTGTTCCAGGCCTCAGCGGGTGTAACAGTGGCCCTCTTTTCCCAGTGGCCCGTGGTCCACCCAGAAGACGCTGGCGTTTACATCTGTCAGGCAGAAAACAGCGAAGGGATGACGGAGATCAAAGTCGAACTCTTTGTGGAGGGGGGCCCTGGAGCCCCGGTGGCTTCGGTCAGCGCCACGGAGATGACGGTGGTGGAGGGACACACCGTCATGATGGCGTGCCAGGCCAGCGGTAAGATCGTCCCCTGCACTCCCAAAGGATGGTATTTTCCATGCCgcctcctctgtcttctcttttgtttgttcCAGGCTCCCCTCCTCCCGTCATCACCTGGTCCAAACTCCGGGCCCCGTTGCCGTGGAAACACACGGTGGACAATGGGGTTTTGACTCTGACCGGCGTGGGGCGGCAGGATTCGGGGCAGTACATCTGCAACGCCACCAACGAGCACGGCTACAGCGAGGCGTACACGCAGATGGAGGTGGAGAGTGAGTGGGCCGGGTGGACACAGTAACGGGGGCTGGACGTCCTCCGACCGCTCTAAAGACAACCTCTGTCCCCCTCACGCAGGCCCCCCGTACGCCACCTCCCTGCCCGACCAGGTGAAGCTCCGGCCCGGAGACTCCCTGGTCCTGCAGTGCCTGGCCCACGGCAGCCACCCCATCCAGTTTGAGTGGAGCCGCGTGGGCCGACCCAGTCTGCCCGCAGGGACGGAGACCACCAAGGCTGGAAAACTGATGATAGCCCGCCTCAGAACCAGCGACAGCGGGACCTACAAATGCGTGGCCACCAACCACATCGGCACCAGCGAGGCGCTGGCCAAAGTGGTCGTGAGAGGTGAGGCGGTCGCAGTTTAAGATCACAAAAAGGGGGAAAGTCCAGACCATAACTGCCTCTTTTGATTGTAATTAACTTCTCTCTGTTCTTTGGAACTCAAAACTctaattttgttcttttttagcaGCCTCACCCAGTCAGAGATGAAGCTTTACAGGTCCGGTTATATTTATTAGATTCACACATTTTGATGTCGACGGGGTTTTCACTGGTGATGTTATCTCAGGTTTCTTTGTAACTAGGAACCATCCTTCCCCAGTGTTTGTGTGGGAGTCTGTTCTTCTGGAATGTCTCTGTGGCCCATCTTCCTCCCTTCATGTCATCTGCTCAAGCTGTTGAAAACAAACTGAGATGCTCTGTCGAAAAGGCCTGTCGGCGCCCGGTTACACGCCCAATAAAGATTTAGGATAAAACCCATTCTTGCTTTCCATTCTATCCATCGGAACATCAACACAGTTGTTATTGTGTGATCACCTCTTATATATCAGCAAGTAAACCTTACAGGGTTGgtgataaggataaggataaactTTAATGATCCCACATCTGGGAAATTACACggtacagcggtagcccgtggtgtacagt from Takifugu flavidus isolate HTHZ2018 chromosome 6, ASM371156v2, whole genome shotgun sequence encodes the following:
- the LOC130527583 gene encoding basement membrane-specific heparan sulfate proteoglycan core protein-like isoform X1, producing MDFSPGLLILCFLVCSVVSQPGISVEPRAATVRQGESVSFRCQVGSDAAESVEWKRTNNQALQDNVKIGPGGSVLTITNARPGNQGQYRCTVQTAAGRKSATAALNVKFAPKVRLTPAGPLRVRMGDPVSVECRAAGRPRPKMTWKRQGSTLQLVTKEANDANIIQWPVVHPEDAGVYICQAENSEGMTEIKVELFVEGGPGAPVASVSATEMTVVEGHTVMMACQASGSPPPVITWSKLRAPLPWKHTVDNGVLTLTGVGRQDSGQYICNATNEHGYSEAYTQMEVESPPYATSLPDQVKLRPGDSLVLQCLAHGSHPIQFEWSRVGRPSLPAGTETTKAGKLMIARLRTSDSGTYKCVATNHIGTSEALAKVVVRAASPSQR
- the LOC130527583 gene encoding basement membrane-specific heparan sulfate proteoglycan core protein-like isoform X2, which encodes MDFSPGLLILCFLVCSVVSQPGISVEPRAATVRQGESVSFRCQVGSDAAESVEWKRTNNQALQDNVKIGPGGSVLTITNARPGNQGQYRCTVQTAAGRKSATAALNVKFAPKVRLTPAGPLRVRMGDPVSVECRAAGRPRPKMTWKRQGSTLQLVTKEANDANIIQWPVVHPEDAGVYICQAENSEGMTEIKVELFVEGGPGAPVASVSATEMTVVEGHTVMMACQASGSPPPVITWSKLRAPLPWKHTVDNGVLTLTGVGRQDSGQYICNATNEHGYSEAYTQMEVESPPYATSLPDQVKLRPGDSLVLQCLAHGSHPIQFEWSRVGRPSLPAGTETTKAGKLMIARLRTSDSGTYKCVATNHIGTSEALAKVVVRASPSQR